A genomic window from Scomber scombrus chromosome 18, fScoSco1.1, whole genome shotgun sequence includes:
- the LOC133999747 gene encoding sarcoplasmic reticulum histidine-rich calcium-binding protein, whose protein sequence is MASLRSFILALLLALLCSFHTPLAPSAKAQDLPFRSEQGLMADHDDEDDDDDDDDDDSDDDDDDDDDDDDDDDDDDDDDDDDDDDDDDDDDDDDDDDDDDDDDDDDDDDDDDDDDDDDDDGDDDDDDDDDDDDHEDDDDDDDDDDHHHHHHHHHDDDDDDDDDDDDDDDHHHGHHHDHDHDHNDDDDDDDDHHHGHHHDHDHDHDDDDDDDDDDDDDHHHGHHHDHDHDHDHDHDDDDDDHHHGHHHDHDHDDYHKGSLCSYCEFCEHCDSCDKCPCEEGDKSEHCDECEMCNFCHVCPACHTLCKPGGFLDEVTGSIYKTVADIFEDEDDN, encoded by the exons ATGGCATCGTTGAGAAGTTTTATTCTTGCGCTGCTGCTGGCGCTGCTCTGCTCCTTCCACACCCCACTGGCTCCCAGTGCCAAGGCACAGGATCTGCCATTCCGCTCCGAGCAAGGCCTGATGGCTgatcatgatgatgaagatgatgatgatgacgatgatgatgacgacagcgatgacgacgacgatgacgacgacgatgatgatgatgacgacgatgatgatgatgacgacgacgatgatgatgacgacgatgatgatgatgatgacgacgatgatgatgacgacgacgacgacgatgatgacgacgacgatgatgacgacgatgatgacgacgatgatgatgatgacgatgacgacggcgatgatgatgatgacgacgatgatgatgatgatgatcatgaaG atgatgatgatgatgatgacgacgacgatcaccatcatcatcatcatcatcatcatgacgacgatgatgacgatgacgacgatgatgacgatgacgatgacCACCACCATGGCCACCACCATGACCACGATCATGACCAcaatgatgacgatgatgacgatgatgaccACCACCATGGCCACCACCATGACCACGATCATGAccatgatgatgacgatgatgatgacgatgatgacgatgatgatcaCCACCATGGCCACCACCATGACCACGATCATGACCACGATCATGACCacgatgatgacgatgatgaccACCACCATGGCCACCACCATGACCACGATCATGACGATTATCACAAGGGCTCTCTGTGCTCATATTGTGAATTCTGTGAG CATTGTGACAGCTGTGATAAATGTCCTTGTGAAGAAGGAGACAAGTCTGAACACTGTGATGAGTGCGAG ATGTGCAATTTCTGCCATGTGTGTCCTGCTTGCCACACCCTTTGCAAGCCTG GAGGTTTTCTTGATGAAGTGACTGGATCAATCTACAA GACTGTAGCTGATATctttgaagatgaagatgacaaCTGA